Proteins from a single region of Coriobacteriia bacterium:
- a CDS encoding L,D-transpeptidase family protein produces the protein MKAPSIASRILIVLAATLMLVLSAGLAWAAVSDYQVRGLVPKGVTVVGKDLSGMTEAQARTAIEDAVSTPLLRPVTVTGDKKVWTLDPKGIVSIDVDKMIADAYTPRRTATFVTRLTHQLKGDPLPADIKPAYTVDAAAISTWVAQTAAQVNRPPKDATRKYVEGKYKFKITKCVYGASVDQTSSVQQIGTALTADAALANANRTVALPIVLAKPHIVESMFKMAIAVSIDRCRIYLFNGDKLVKSYPCAPGQPAYPTPTGDFKIDSKTHDAPWINPGSAWAASMPAEIPGGPDNPMGDTKIGINYPGVFMHSIPPGEFGSIGTHASHACMRMFPSDVHDLYKRVDIGDPVIIRE, from the coding sequence ATGAAGGCGCCGAGCATCGCCAGTCGCATCCTCATCGTTCTCGCCGCAACTCTGATGCTCGTTCTTTCCGCCGGACTCGCCTGGGCGGCCGTTAGCGACTATCAAGTTCGCGGTCTTGTTCCCAAGGGCGTCACCGTGGTGGGTAAGGACCTCAGCGGCATGACCGAGGCCCAAGCACGTACCGCTATCGAAGATGCGGTCTCGACTCCCCTGCTCCGTCCCGTCACAGTTACCGGCGACAAGAAGGTATGGACGCTGGATCCCAAGGGCATCGTGTCAATCGACGTCGACAAGATGATCGCCGACGCGTACACACCCCGTCGCACGGCGACTTTCGTTACGCGACTTACTCACCAACTCAAAGGCGATCCGCTTCCGGCGGACATCAAGCCCGCCTACACGGTGGACGCCGCCGCAATCTCCACCTGGGTCGCGCAGACCGCTGCCCAAGTCAATCGCCCACCCAAGGACGCCACGCGCAAGTACGTCGAGGGCAAGTACAAGTTCAAGATCACCAAGTGCGTTTACGGAGCATCAGTCGACCAGACGAGCTCGGTGCAGCAGATTGGCACCGCCCTGACCGCCGATGCCGCACTTGCCAACGCTAACAGGACCGTGGCACTGCCGATTGTGCTGGCAAAGCCACACATCGTCGAGTCGATGTTCAAGATGGCGATTGCGGTTTCCATCGACCGGTGCAGGATCTACCTGTTCAACGGCGACAAGCTGGTCAAGAGTTACCCCTGCGCACCCGGCCAGCCAGCCTATCCGACACCAACGGGTGACTTCAAGATCGACAGCAAGACGCACGACGCGCCCTGGATCAACCCGGGAAGCGCGTGGGCCGCGAGCATGCCGGCAGAAATCCCGGGCGGCCCGGACAACCCGATGGGTGACACGAAAATTGGCATCAACTACCCTGGCGTGTTCATGCACTCAATCCCGCCAGGAGAGTTTGGCAGCATCGGAACGCATGCAAGCCACGCGTGCATGCGGATGTTCCCCAGCGACGTTCACGACCTCTACAAGCGCGTAGACATCGGCGATCCGGTCATCATCCGCGAATAG
- a CDS encoding L,D-transpeptidase produces MNTRSIKSRALSLLVAVAFVAPMFPAVSPSVALADTPVSLGTLTVTSAGKTFSIPSASLIDSASVVQTGAVEAWVNGIGASVDKTMSNATLKLNAKKTRLDFKAAVTGYSLNRPVARDQIIAELRSRVPTGTLSTLPLTTTQTNPAITKFGKTILVSERLRKIFLYDNNKVIKTYRCAIGQRAYPTPTGTFHIGKKVKNPTWTNGYAPWSKNMPAFIGAGPNNPLGTRAMYVYTGTSGGHDTGVRFHGVPASENSSIGHAASHGCLRMHRKDVENFFPRVTVGTLVYIIK; encoded by the coding sequence ATGAATACCCGTTCGATTAAAAGCCGCGCTCTCTCGCTGCTGGTCGCGGTGGCGTTCGTCGCCCCGATGTTCCCCGCGGTCTCGCCGTCCGTAGCGCTGGCCGACACCCCCGTTTCCTTGGGCACCCTGACGGTGACCTCGGCAGGTAAGACTTTCAGCATCCCCTCTGCCTCGCTCATCGACTCGGCCTCGGTCGTGCAGACGGGTGCTGTGGAAGCTTGGGTCAATGGCATCGGTGCGAGCGTGGACAAGACGATGTCCAACGCCACCTTGAAGCTCAACGCCAAGAAGACGCGTCTGGATTTCAAGGCCGCCGTCACGGGCTACTCGCTCAATCGCCCGGTCGCCAGGGATCAGATCATCGCGGAGCTACGTTCCAGGGTGCCGACCGGCACCCTGAGCACGCTCCCGTTGACCACCACCCAGACGAATCCAGCGATCACGAAGTTCGGCAAGACGATTCTTGTCAGCGAGCGCCTTCGCAAGATCTTCCTCTACGACAACAACAAGGTCATCAAGACCTACCGTTGCGCAATCGGCCAGCGTGCCTACCCGACGCCGACCGGCACGTTCCACATCGGCAAGAAGGTCAAGAATCCGACGTGGACCAACGGTTATGCCCCTTGGTCGAAGAACATGCCCGCCTTCATCGGCGCCGGTCCTAACAACCCGCTTGGCACGCGCGCCATGTATGTTTACACGGGCACGAGTGGTGGCCATGACACTGGCGTTCGTTTCCATGGCGTTCCGGCCAGCGAGAACTCCTCTATCGGCCACGCCGCAAGCCACGGCTGCTTGCGTATGCATCGCAAGGACGTCGAGAACTTCTTCCCCCGCGTCACCGTGGGAACGCTCGTCTACATCATCAAGTAG
- a CDS encoding cytochrome c3 family protein — translation MKRLSIIFVLAMALCLVFAGSAFANFGPHGGYVNDTDACAGCHRAHTSFSTVGWKDGLGTEHASALLVGNATTMTEFCDACHGDTAPGASTNVQSGIFDSGPSAGSPDTAPGGSSTLAAAPGGYPGDGGSAVLQVNTASTFGAPLNGGGFDRMPDPYAWQGTANGGTGPGGVITFVASTSAHKMDVDGPLWGSGATVSSFGGTQGLTCTDCHDPHGSSNYRLLKAKPNPAGPVVGGYQADNVTPNPFVFSNEVGYPVPAAVFNTGNPGGGVAVPGYPAGGWLKHADGAAQVAAYRPNYTNTTGTDLLHTNVTPQTQSISVWCAACHTGYNVASAGTGVVRDYGGYLPLTSTGQTTVGGPGSATFHSHAVDIDMGAGLGATRALAEQVVQDSSWVPLENPGSGTNDFAHSYIGCETCHRAHATSVSMGGWAASHLVKNTTTNVYMPVKDSVPGVDPDKGSYGTPIVNGQGSSALLRANNRGVCERCHDK, via the coding sequence TTGAAGCGACTCTCAATCATATTCGTACTTGCTATGGCCCTCTGCCTCGTTTTCGCTGGCTCGGCTTTCGCGAACTTCGGTCCTCACGGTGGCTACGTGAACGACACGGATGCTTGTGCCGGTTGTCACCGTGCGCACACGTCGTTCTCGACCGTCGGATGGAAGGACGGGCTCGGCACTGAGCACGCGAGTGCACTGCTCGTCGGTAACGCCACGACGATGACCGAGTTCTGCGACGCCTGTCACGGCGACACCGCACCTGGTGCGTCGACTAACGTCCAGAGCGGCATCTTTGACAGTGGTCCTTCTGCTGGTAGCCCTGACACTGCTCCGGGCGGCAGCAGCACGCTGGCCGCTGCACCTGGTGGGTATCCTGGAGACGGCGGCTCCGCTGTTCTGCAGGTCAACACCGCTTCGACCTTCGGCGCCCCGCTCAACGGCGGCGGCTTCGATCGCATGCCTGATCCGTACGCTTGGCAGGGTACGGCTAATGGCGGTACCGGTCCTGGCGGCGTCATCACGTTCGTCGCGAGCACTTCTGCTCACAAGATGGACGTCGACGGTCCGCTCTGGGGTTCTGGCGCCACGGTTTCGTCCTTTGGCGGAACTCAGGGCCTGACCTGCACCGACTGCCACGACCCGCACGGCTCGTCCAACTACCGCCTCCTCAAGGCCAAGCCGAACCCGGCCGGTCCTGTCGTTGGTGGATACCAGGCCGACAACGTGACGCCTAACCCGTTCGTCTTCTCGAACGAGGTCGGCTACCCGGTTCCGGCCGCAGTGTTCAACACCGGTAACCCCGGTGGCGGCGTCGCCGTTCCTGGCTACCCCGCAGGTGGTTGGCTGAAGCACGCTGATGGTGCTGCTCAGGTAGCGGCCTACAGGCCGAACTACACCAACACCACCGGCACCGATCTGCTGCACACCAACGTCACGCCGCAGACGCAGTCCATCTCGGTATGGTGCGCCGCTTGCCATACGGGCTACAACGTGGCTTCCGCTGGTACGGGCGTCGTCCGCGACTACGGCGGGTACCTGCCGCTGACGTCCACCGGTCAGACGACCGTTGGCGGCCCCGGCTCGGCGACCTTCCATAGCCACGCTGTGGACATCGACATGGGTGCTGGCCTTGGTGCAACTCGTGCACTGGCCGAGCAGGTTGTCCAGGACTCGTCTTGGGTTCCGCTTGAGAACCCGGGTTCGGGCACCAACGACTTCGCTCACAGCTACATCGGTTGTGAGACTTGTCACCGTGCACACGCCACCTCCGTCTCCATGGGTGGCTGGGCGGCGTCTCACCTGGTCAAGAACACGACCACGAACGTCTACATGCCTGTCAAGGACTCCGTCCCTGGCGTGGATCCCGACAAGGGCTCCTACGGCACGCCGATCGTCAATGGTCAAGGTTCGAGCGCTCTGCTGCGCGCCAATAACCGCGGCGTGTGTGAGCGTTGCCACGACAAGTAG
- a CDS encoding nickel-dependent hydrogenase large subunit: MAYPANVNFEVDPISRIEGHLGIGVAAVAGGKITDAYAHGNLWRGFENFLLGRDVNDAITFVQRICGVCPVPHGMTSTYAVDTVLQYSKGHITFADDGAYGVPAAAVLIRNLVLGMEFLMSSITHFYHLAAPSYIQGPAIPPWTPYFADGYYHPLMKSGGKAYPEIVSGANPGTGFSKNLWSTVIRSYVVALRIRRLTFEAGALFAGRMPMTSVYCGGGVTYDKTELGTAAFQARCDTFASVAKEVGQFVVQEYVPIALALGALYPNFDNLANATTLQAVYPTLWGLAGNASATAPTSANTGYGAGVKRFLAWGAFPDALDTSATAALTVPGGVKFAAGDGFADFTVSNKAEVASKFIAAAATATCVPTNLREEITYSRYQVASGDVAAYGGASGTSAYPGAVSRTSPKRSKATAYTYMKAPRWNGLPCEVGPMARMFVSSKFVNGTPLRTSLGAAYTVYAKAIPGGSADMHNGLGLGLDPKMINADIAVALVQAGLASLSSASSGTVIVPAGGPLPSAASATIAAYAGSDTVITGVIADWVLLLTAGFSTIDLLRGRALESLVLVQAILGAYSTAGGSWNTTTGVFTGTWGGGWIKQLHDLPAGDTWKVKAIPAGVVQGWGATEAPRGALMHQCESTNGKITKYQCIVPTTWNGSPMGSGGHGPIEQAVIGAPFAALDSTFKSQDGSTTKHSVGGVEVLRVAQSFDPCIACAIH; encoded by the coding sequence ATGGCTTATCCAGCTAATGTAAACTTCGAAGTCGACCCGATCTCACGTATCGAAGGTCACCTCGGCATTGGTGTCGCAGCGGTCGCCGGTGGAAAGATCACCGATGCCTACGCTCACGGCAACCTGTGGCGTGGTTTCGAGAACTTCCTGCTGGGCCGCGACGTCAACGACGCGATCACGTTCGTACAGCGTATCTGCGGCGTTTGCCCGGTCCCGCACGGCATGACTTCCACGTATGCGGTTGACACCGTCCTGCAGTACAGCAAGGGCCACATCACGTTCGCCGATGATGGCGCCTATGGCGTGCCTGCGGCTGCGGTTCTTATCCGCAACCTCGTGCTTGGCATGGAGTTCCTCATGTCCAGCATCACGCACTTCTATCACCTTGCTGCACCGAGCTACATCCAGGGCCCTGCGATTCCGCCGTGGACTCCGTACTTCGCGGACGGCTACTACCACCCGCTCATGAAGAGCGGCGGGAAGGCCTATCCGGAGATCGTTTCTGGTGCCAACCCCGGTACCGGCTTCAGCAAGAACCTGTGGTCTACGGTCATCCGTAGCTACGTCGTAGCCCTGCGCATCCGCCGTCTCACCTTCGAGGCTGGCGCCCTGTTCGCCGGACGTATGCCGATGACCTCGGTGTACTGCGGCGGCGGCGTCACGTACGACAAGACCGAGCTCGGCACGGCCGCGTTCCAGGCTCGTTGCGACACCTTCGCCTCCGTGGCCAAGGAAGTCGGACAGTTCGTCGTTCAGGAGTACGTGCCGATCGCTCTGGCCCTCGGTGCGCTCTACCCGAACTTCGACAACCTGGCCAATGCCACTACGCTGCAGGCCGTATACCCCACCCTTTGGGGTCTCGCAGGCAACGCATCTGCCACCGCTCCGACGTCCGCCAACACCGGCTACGGCGCCGGCGTCAAGCGCTTCCTCGCTTGGGGTGCGTTCCCGGATGCACTGGACACCTCCGCGACCGCCGCACTTACGGTTCCGGGTGGCGTCAAGTTCGCGGCCGGCGACGGTTTTGCGGACTTCACGGTCTCGAACAAGGCTGAGGTCGCCAGCAAGTTCATCGCTGCAGCGGCTACCGCCACTTGCGTTCCGACCAACCTGCGTGAAGAGATCACCTACTCTCGCTATCAGGTCGCTTCTGGCGACGTTGCCGCCTACGGCGGTGCCAGCGGCACCTCGGCGTATCCGGGTGCTGTCTCTCGCACGAGCCCGAAGCGCTCCAAGGCCACGGCCTACACCTACATGAAGGCGCCGCGCTGGAACGGTCTTCCTTGTGAAGTCGGTCCCATGGCCCGCATGTTCGTATCCAGCAAGTTTGTCAACGGCACGCCGCTGCGCACCTCGCTCGGCGCCGCCTACACGGTCTACGCGAAGGCCATCCCTGGCGGTAGCGCGGACATGCACAACGGTCTGGGACTCGGCCTCGATCCTAAGATGATCAATGCCGACATCGCAGTCGCTCTCGTCCAGGCTGGTCTTGCCAGCTTGTCGAGCGCGTCCAGTGGCACCGTTATCGTGCCTGCTGGCGGCCCGCTTCCCTCGGCAGCATCCGCGACGATCGCTGCGTACGCCGGCAGCGACACCGTCATCACGGGTGTCATCGCCGACTGGGTCCTGCTCCTCACGGCCGGATTCTCCACCATCGACCTCCTGCGCGGGCGTGCTCTCGAGTCGCTCGTGTTGGTACAGGCCATCCTTGGCGCGTACTCGACGGCCGGCGGCTCATGGAACACCACGACCGGCGTGTTCACGGGTACGTGGGGCGGCGGCTGGATCAAGCAGCTGCACGACCTGCCTGCTGGCGACACCTGGAAGGTCAAGGCGATTCCTGCTGGAGTCGTTCAAGGCTGGGGTGCCACTGAGGCTCCTCGCGGTGCCCTCATGCATCAGTGCGAAAGCACGAACGGCAAGATCACGAAGTACCAGTGCATCGTTCCGACCACGTGGAACGGTTCCCCGATGGGTTCCGGTGGCCACGGCCCGATCGAGCAGGCTGTCATCGGTGCTCCGTTTGCCGCGCTCGACAGCACGTTCAAGAGCCAGGATGGGTCGACTACCAAGCACTCAGTCGGTGGCGTCGAGGTTCTGCGTGTTGCCCAGTCCTTCGATCCGTGCATCGCTTGCGCGATCCACTAG